A DNA window from Malus domestica chromosome 12, GDT2T_hap1 contains the following coding sequences:
- the LOC103450877 gene encoding kinesin-like protein KIN-14I yields the protein MATEQVLPFSIASVVECVLQKHGSRLNDIDLASRKAEEASLRRYEAARWLRKTVGVVGGKDLPAEPSEEDFRLGLRSGIILCNVLNKVQPGAVPKVVEGPCDSVIIPDGAALSAYQYFENVRNFLVSVEEMGLPTFEASDLEQGGKSARIVNCVLALKSYSEWKQGGAIGSWKYCGALKPTTCGKYFVRKNSEPFSNSFPMTLSWGEKSHDSLSSEDLNEASSSHSLHVLVRELLSDKRQEDIPIIVENMLSKVMEEFEHRLASQGELMKTASRDMTLSGPDRPLSDCASECASGDMKIEEKASSETKEEEIYNQSEVSKSQSLKQITLVDRQQKDIQELKHTLYDTKAGMKLLQMRYQQEFNNLGKHLHGLASAATGYQKVLEENRKLYNQVQDLKGNIRVYCRVRPFLPGQPNRASTYDHIDDRSLKIITPSKYGKEGRKSFTFNKVFGPFSTQEEVFSDTQPLIRSVLDGYNVCIFAYGQTGSGKTFTMTGPKEITEESRGVNYRALSDLFYLSEQRKDTICYEISVQMLEIYNEQVKDLLAVEGSSKRLEIRNSSQNGINVPEANLVPVSSTSDVIYLMNLGHKNRSVSATAMNDRSSRSHSCLTVHIHGRDLTSGSILRGCMHLVDLAGSERVDKSEVTGDRLKEAQHINKSLSALGDVIASLAQKNAHVPYRNSKLTQLLQDSLGGQAKTLMFVHISPEPDALGETLSTLKFAERVSTVELGAARVNKDGADVKELKEQIATLKAALARKESEGAQAQLKYSQSMSPERSRIKSAGSSPLHFNRKSTGDLAGARRQTADDFGNIEVRKNTALKPKRRSLDPQDMMMHARSPPWPPACNQGLNSKEESDKDSVLSGDWVDKVMVNKHEGANREENLLGSWDMDNRQLPEMFGPSSLPDPPKLYMEQHFGKLTASKEDSQDYDVQRSRNEMANTDDSDDQLDAATSDCSEPDMLWQQNLPKPTSIPNGLRAKAKKTNSRPIRSPETRSMIPSFIPSPSRKPPNGVSQPLHRTLSGRSGEGKRRPGSAK from the exons ATGGCGACGGAGCAAGTCTTGCCGTTCTCCATAGCTTCTGTGGTTGAATGCGTTCTTCAGAAGCATGGGAGTCGTTTAAACGATATCGACTTGGCTTCTAGGAAGGCCGAGGAAGCAT CGTTGAGAAGGTATGAAGCAGCAAGGTGGCTAAGAAAGACCGTTGGCGTCGTTGGGGGTAAAGATTTGCCGGCTGAGCCTTCGGAAGAGGATTTCCGCCTCGGATTGCGCAGTGGAATAATCCTCTGCAATGTTCTCAACAAAGTTCAACCCGGAGCTGTGCCGAAG GTAGTTGAAGGCCCTTGTGACTCCGTTATTATTCCCGATGGGGCGGCTTTGTCAGCGTATCAGTACTTCGAAAATGTCAGGAACTTCCTTGTGTCTGTTGAGGAAATGGGGCTTCCAACCTTTGAAGCCTCGGATTTGGAACAG GGAGGGAAATCCGCAAGGATTGTGAACTGCGTTCTAGCATTGAAATCATACTCTGAGTGGAAACAAGGAGGTGCAATTGGATCGTGGAAATATTGTGGAGCTTTGAAACCAACTACCTGCGGGAAATACTTCGTGCGAAAAAATTCAGAACCCTTTTCAAATTCCTTTCCAATGACCTTATCATGGGGCGAAAAGTCCCACGATAGTTTGTCCAGTGAAGATCTCAATGAAGCA AGTTCCTCTCATTCTTTACATGTGCTAGTCCGTGAACTGCTTTCAGACAAGAGGCAGGAAGACATACCAATC ATTGTGGAAAATATGCTGAGTAAAGTCATGGAGGAGTTTGAGCATCGGTTAGCAAGCCAAGGCGAACTG ATGAAAACAGCTTCCAGAGATATGACGTTGTCCGGCCCTGATAGACCTCTTTCGGACTGTGCCTCTGAATGTGCTTCTGGTGATATGAAG ATTGAAGAGAAAGCTTCCTCTGAAACCAAAGAGGAGGAAATATACAACCAAAGCGAGGTATCGAAAAGTCAGTCTTTAAAGCAGATAACGTTGGTTGATCGACAACAGAAAGACATCCAG GAATTGAAACATACTCTATACGATACAAAAGCAGGAATGAAGCTTCTACAAATGAGGTACCAGCAGGAGTTCAACAACCTAG GCAAGCACCTCCATGGTTTGGCTTCTGCAGCGACAGGATATCAGAAGGTTCTTGAAGAAAATCGCAAGTTATACAATCAAGTGCAGGATTTGAAAG GAAATATAAGGGTATACTGTCGAGTGCGGCCCTTCTTGCCTGGGCAACCAAATCGGGCCAGTACTTATGATCACATAGATGACAGAAGTCTTAAAATTATCACTCCCTCCAAATATGGCAAAGAGGGAAGGAAATCTTTCACTTTCAACAAAGTTTTTGGTCCCTTTTCAACCCAAG AGGAGGTGTTTTCAGATACGCAGCCTCTGATTCGGTCTGTTCTCGATGGTTACAATGTCTGTATATTTGCTTATGGCCAAACGGGATCAGGGAAAACTTTTACAATG ACTGGACCGAAGGAGATTACAGAGGAAAGTCGAGGTGTAAATTACAGAGCACTCAGTGATTTATTTTATCTATCAGAACAGAGAAAGGACACCATTTGTTACGAAATTTCTGTTCAGATGCTTGAAATTTACAATGAGCAAGTCAAGGATCTCCTTGCGGTGGAGGGTTCTAGCAAACG ATTAGAAATTCGCAACAGCTCTCAAAACGGAATTAATGTACCTGAGGCGAACCTTGTTCCCGTATCATCGACTTCTGATGTTATATATTTGATGAACCTTGGGCATAAGAATCGTTCAGTGAGTGCCACAGCCATGAATGACAGGAGTAGTAGGTCGCACAG TTGCTTGACAGTACATATTCACGGAAGAGACCTGACGTCAGGAAGTATTCTTCGGGGTTGTATGCATCTAGTTGACTTGGCAGGAAGTGAGAGAGTTGACAAATCTGAGGTGACGGGAGACAGGTTAAAGGAGGCACAACATATTAACAAATCTCTCTCAGCTTTAGGAGATGTCATTGCCTCTCTTGCTCAAAAGAACGCACACGTTCCTTACAGAAACAGTAAACTTACACAACTACTCCAAGACTCACTCG GAGGGCAAGCAAAGACGCTCATGTTTGTTCATATCAGCCCTGAGCCTGACGCTCTCGGAGAAACACTTAGTACACTCAAATTTGCAGAAAGAGTTTCCACAGTTGAACTTGGTGCTGCTCGAGTTAACAAAGACGGTGCAGATGTAAAAGAACTCAAAGAACAG ATTGCTACACTTAAGGCAGCCTTAGCAAGGAAGGAAAGCGAGGGAGCGCAAGCGCAACTTAAATATTCTCAATCCATGAGCCCAGAAAGATCTAGAATCAAGTCTGCTGGGTCTTCCCCTTTGCATTTTAATCGGAAAAGCACTGGAGATTTGGCCGGGGCTCGCAGGCAAACAGCAGATGATTTTGGAAACATAGAG GTTCGCAAAAACACTGCATTGAAGCCAAAAAGGCGAAGTTTAGATCCTCAAGATATGATGATGCATGCACGTTCGCCTCCCTGGCCACCTGCTTGTAATCAAGGACTAAATTCAAAGGAGGAATCCGATAAGGATTCAGTACTTTCTGGAGATTGGGTTGATAAGGTCATGGTGAACAAACATGAAGGTGCAAATAGAGAAGAGAATCTATTAGGAAGTTGGGATATGGACAATAGACAGTTGCCGGAGATGTTTGGACCGAGTAGCCTTCCTGACCCTCCGAAGTTGTACATGGAACAACACTTTGGAAAATTAACGGCGAGCAAAGAGGACAGCCAAGACTATGATGTACAAAGGAGTCGGAATGAGATGGCCAATACCGATGATTCTGATGATCAGCTTGATGCTGCAACAAGTGATTGTTCAGAGCCAGACATGCTTTGGCAGCAAAACCTTCCGAAACCTACCAGCATTCCAAACGGTCTGAGGgcaaaagcaaagaaaactAATTCGAGGCCAATAAGGAGcccggaaactag GAGTATGATTCCATCGTTTATTCCTTCGCCATCACGGAAACCACCCAATGGAGTTAGTCAGCCTCTGCACAGGACCTTAAGTGGAAGGTCCGGTGAAGGGAAACGAAGGCCTGGGAGTGCAAAGTGA